A section of the Tistrella bauzanensis genome encodes:
- a CDS encoding Tim44/TimA family putative adaptor protein, with translation MEYLDILFFALVAVFVALRLRGVLGTRTGHERPPEDKALSRRNAAAGAKAGDPAAPPGPARVLPFPMSDSVMALIDEPARDGIEYIRRADRNFDPKGFLDGAQQAFEMVLDAFARGDKQTLGMLLSPQVMAGFSAVIDEREAEGQTHSTRIVSVREPRIAEARLAGSLAQVTVRFSTTQINQTLDNQDRVIAGGAEEIDLIDLWTFERDTRSSDPNWMLTATRSGA, from the coding sequence ATGGAATATCTCGACATACTCTTCTTCGCCCTGGTTGCCGTGTTCGTGGCATTGCGGCTGCGTGGGGTGCTTGGAACGCGGACCGGCCATGAGCGGCCGCCCGAGGACAAGGCGCTGTCGCGGCGAAATGCCGCAGCCGGTGCCAAGGCGGGCGATCCCGCCGCACCGCCCGGCCCCGCCCGGGTGCTGCCGTTTCCCATGTCCGACAGCGTCATGGCGCTGATCGACGAACCGGCGCGCGACGGCATCGAATATATCCGCCGCGCCGATCGCAATTTCGACCCCAAGGGCTTCCTCGACGGTGCCCAGCAGGCGTTCGAGATGGTTCTGGACGCCTTCGCCCGCGGCGACAAACAGACGCTGGGCATGCTGCTGTCACCACAGGTGATGGCCGGCTTCTCGGCCGTGATCGACGAGCGCGAGGCGGAAGGCCAGACCCACAGCACCCGGATCGTGTCGGTGCGCGAACCGCGCATCGCGGAAGCCCGGCTGGCGGGCAGCCTGGCGCAGGTGACGGTGCGGTTCTCCACCACCCAGATCAACCAGACCTTGGACAACCAGGACCGGGTGATCGCGGGCGGTGCCGAGGAAATCGATCTGATCGACCTGTGGACGTTCGAGCGTGACACCCGGTCCAGCGATCCGAACTGGATGCTGACCGCCACCCGCAGCGGCGCATGA
- a CDS encoding (Fe-S)-binding protein encodes MSADVEDKAGLPPRALQPVTVGLFATCLVDMFRPSVGFATARLLEAAGCRVVVPDAQTCCGQPAYNSGDRKDARALARDMIRLFEPFDYVVVPSGSCGGMISHHYPDLLRDDPDWGPRARRLAARCYELMAFLVDVRGMDAVTARLDATVTYHDSCSGLRELGVKAQPRRLLDSVEGLTLKELTGAEDCCGFGGTFCVKYPDISGRMVSNKVADIRATGADMLLAGDMGCLLNMAGRLKREGSTVQIRHVAEVLAGMTDTAPIGDTADTARRR; translated from the coding sequence GTGAGCGCTGACGTTGAGGACAAGGCGGGATTGCCTCCCCGCGCCCTGCAGCCGGTGACGGTCGGGCTGTTCGCGACCTGTCTGGTCGACATGTTCCGGCCCAGTGTCGGCTTCGCGACCGCCAGACTTCTGGAAGCTGCCGGCTGCCGGGTGGTGGTGCCCGATGCCCAGACCTGCTGCGGCCAGCCGGCCTATAATTCCGGCGACCGCAAGGATGCCCGGGCACTGGCCCGCGACATGATCCGGCTGTTCGAGCCGTTCGATTATGTGGTGGTGCCGTCGGGTTCCTGCGGCGGCATGATTTCGCATCATTATCCCGATCTGCTGCGCGACGATCCCGACTGGGGGCCGCGCGCGCGCCGGCTGGCGGCGCGCTGCTATGAGCTGATGGCGTTCCTGGTCGATGTCCGGGGCATGGATGCGGTGACCGCGCGCCTTGATGCCACCGTCACCTATCACGACAGTTGCTCGGGGCTTCGCGAGCTTGGCGTCAAGGCCCAGCCGCGCCGGCTGCTCGACAGTGTCGAGGGGCTGACCCTGAAGGAGCTGACCGGCGCCGAGGATTGCTGCGGTTTCGGCGGCACGTTCTGCGTGAAATACCCCGACATCTCGGGCCGCATGGTGTCGAACAAGGTGGCGGATATCCGCGCCACCGGCGCCGACATGCTGCTGGCCGGCGATATGGGCTGCCTGCTGAACATGGCCGGGCGGTTGAAGCGCGAGGGTTCGACCGTTCAGATCCGGCATGTGGCCGAGGTTCTGGCGGGCATGACCGACACGGCACCGATCGGCGATACCGCCGATACGGCCCGGCGTCGCTGA
- a CDS encoding helix-turn-helix domain-containing protein, whose amino-acid sequence MAEDAGADDAGAGDTGADDAGTPHPSPCAGTLADADALFHAGVGQRIRRIRRARGLTQERCAAALGISFQQLQKYEKGRNRIAACTLVRLAEVLEVAPDALLDDTTDPLTVPPPPPARPEAGPEAIGHHPADAGGGGGGRSHRAACPDRSDPGAVECQPQVRALTRRTACHRMPHTHETPPAPSAGTGGVSCRAEVHVGQIAAIRA is encoded by the coding sequence ATGGCCGAAGATGCAGGGGCCGATGATGCAGGGGCCGGGGATACAGGGGCCGATGATGCAGGGACGCCGCATCCATCGCCGTGCGCCGGCACACTTGCCGATGCCGACGCCCTGTTTCATGCCGGCGTCGGCCAGCGCATCCGCCGCATCAGGCGTGCCCGTGGGCTCACCCAGGAACGCTGTGCCGCGGCCCTGGGCATCAGTTTTCAGCAGCTGCAGAAGTATGAGAAGGGCCGCAACCGCATTGCCGCCTGCACGCTGGTGCGTCTGGCCGAGGTGCTGGAAGTGGCGCCGGACGCCCTGCTCGACGACACCACCGATCCGCTGACCGTGCCCCCCCCGCCGCCGGCGCGACCCGAAGCCGGACCCGAAGCCATTGGCCATCACCCGGCCGACGCCGGGGGTGGAGGCGGTGGCCGATCCCACCGCGCGGCGTGCCCTGACCGATCTGATCCGGGCGCTGTCGAGTGCCAACCTCAAGTGCGCGCCCTGACCCGACGGACCGCCTGCCACCGCATGCCTCACACACATGAAACGCCGCCGGCTCCCTCTGCGGGAACCGGCGGCGTTTCATGTCGGGCAGAGGTACACGTCGGGCAGATTGCGGCGATCAGGGCGTGA
- a CDS encoding FxsA family protein: MVAAVSLLLILLITPLVEIVLFIQVGGEIGALPTVGLCVLTAVIGAWMLRRQGIRALMSARARLERNEAPVDEVFDGLFLGLAAVLLLVPGFFTDALGALLLVPGLRRVLQRQIQARARFMMATRSAGPGQGGGTWRSADGTVIIEGEYSAQEDASRRRDRPGGSDDDPPLIGR; this comes from the coding sequence ATGGTCGCCGCAGTCTCACTGCTTCTTATCCTTCTCATCACGCCGCTGGTCGAGATCGTGCTGTTCATCCAGGTGGGCGGCGAGATCGGTGCCCTGCCGACGGTGGGCCTGTGTGTGCTGACCGCGGTGATCGGTGCCTGGATGCTCCGCCGCCAGGGGATCCGTGCGTTGATGAGCGCCCGCGCCCGCCTGGAGCGCAACGAGGCCCCGGTCGACGAGGTGTTCGACGGCCTGTTTCTGGGGCTGGCGGCGGTGCTGCTGCTGGTGCCGGGCTTCTTCACCGACGCGCTGGGTGCCTTGCTGCTGGTGCCGGGCCTGCGCCGGGTGTTGCAGCGCCAGATCCAGGCCCGCGCCCGGTTCATGATGGCCACCCGCAGCGCCGGCCCCGGCCAGGGCGGCGGCACCTGGCGGTCGGCTGACGGCACGGTGATCATTGAGGGCGAGTATTCGGCCCAGGAGGATGCGTCGCGCCGCCGGGACCGACCGGGTGGCAGCGATGACGACCCGCCGCTGATCGGCCGCTGA
- the secB gene encoding protein-export chaperone SecB produces the protein MADTQTPEGNDAAGAGTDAAPRFRLAIQYIKDLSFENPNAPRSLIASAQNRPNIAVTVNVGAQPLGDNNFEVELKLSASAKHEETTTFLCELSYAGVFMLENFPQEQVQPFLLIEGPRQIFPFARRIISDATRDGGFPPLMLDPIDFVQLYQAEQQRRSQPQ, from the coding sequence ATGGCCGACACCCAGACGCCCGAAGGCAATGATGCCGCCGGCGCCGGCACCGATGCCGCACCGCGCTTCCGTCTTGCCATCCAGTACATCAAGGATCTGTCGTTCGAGAACCCGAACGCGCCACGCTCGCTGATCGCCTCGGCCCAGAACCGGCCGAACATCGCGGTGACGGTGAATGTCGGCGCCCAGCCGCTGGGCGACAACAATTTCGAGGTCGAACTGAAGCTGTCGGCTTCGGCGAAGCACGAAGAGACCACCACCTTCCTGTGCGAACTGTCCTATGCCGGCGTGTTCATGCTGGAGAACTTCCCACAGGAACAGGTTCAGCCCTTCCTGCTGATCGAAGGCCCGCGCCAGATCTTCCCCTTCGCGCGCCGGATCATCTCGGACGCCACCCGCGATGGCGGTTTCCCGCCGCTGATGCTGGACCCGATCGATTTCGTGCAGCTGTATCAGGCCGAACAGCAGCGCCGCAGCCAGCCGCAGTGA
- the mltA gene encoding murein transglycosylase A, whose amino-acid sequence MAPRVAAAVILLVALVVAVFAIGPRAPGPAPETPPPAAPAAPAGLARFERVAFTDLAGWDADDQSAALGAFQISCRIILRRPPDALLDHSGRFGTVGHWRDLCGAAVDLPLDDAGAARGFFERHFNAWRVTKPDGDVRGLFTGYYEPELAGALTPDTRHDVPLYRLPDDLVVADLGAFDQTLDGRRIVGRVSDGGRLEPYYDRAAIADGALDDRGLELLWVDDPVDAFFLQIQGSGRVRLPDGQVLRVGYAGANGRPYRSIGKVLIDLGEMNPEEVSLQTLRAWLAAHPDRMAEILDQNPSYVFFRLLEDDGPLGAMGAVLTPGRSLAVDRAALPLGAPVWLDTTYPDGVGSIGGTPLRRLMVAQDTGGAIKGAVRGDVFWGPGDFAELVAGRMKQPGGYTLLLPLAIDPQAAAAEAPPAG is encoded by the coding sequence ATGGCGCCGCGGGTCGCGGCAGCGGTCATTCTGCTGGTGGCGCTGGTTGTGGCCGTGTTCGCCATCGGCCCGCGCGCGCCCGGCCCTGCCCCTGAAACGCCGCCCCCAGCGGCTCCGGCGGCCCCCGCTGGCCTCGCGCGGTTCGAACGGGTCGCCTTCACCGATCTGGCCGGCTGGGATGCCGATGACCAGTCGGCGGCGCTGGGCGCCTTCCAGATCTCGTGCCGGATCATCCTGCGCCGGCCGCCCGATGCCCTGCTCGACCACAGCGGCCGGTTCGGCACGGTCGGCCATTGGCGCGATCTGTGCGGCGCCGCGGTCGATCTGCCGCTGGATGATGCCGGGGCCGCGCGCGGCTTCTTCGAGCGCCATTTCAACGCCTGGCGGGTGACGAAGCCCGATGGCGACGTCCGGGGCCTGTTCACCGGCTATTACGAGCCCGAGCTTGCCGGCGCGCTCACCCCCGATACCCGCCATGACGTGCCGCTCTACCGGCTGCCCGATGATCTGGTGGTCGCCGATCTGGGCGCGTTCGACCAGACGCTCGATGGCCGGCGGATCGTCGGCCGGGTCAGCGATGGCGGCCGGCTTGAACCCTATTACGACCGCGCGGCCATCGCCGATGGCGCGCTGGATGATCGCGGCCTGGAACTGCTGTGGGTCGACGACCCGGTCGACGCCTTCTTCCTGCAGATTCAAGGCTCCGGCCGGGTGCGGCTGCCCGACGGGCAGGTGCTGCGCGTGGGCTATGCCGGCGCCAATGGCCGGCCCTATCGCTCGATCGGCAAGGTGCTGATCGATCTGGGCGAGATGAACCCGGAAGAGGTGTCGCTGCAGACCCTCCGCGCCTGGCTGGCGGCGCATCCCGACCGGATGGCCGAGATCCTCGACCAGAACCCGTCCTATGTCTTCTTCCGGCTGCTGGAGGATGACGGGCCGCTGGGCGCCATGGGCGCCGTGCTCACCCCCGGCCGGTCGCTGGCGGTGGACCGGGCCGCGCTGCCGCTGGGCGCACCTGTCTGGCTCGACACCACCTATCCCGACGGCGTCGGCTCCATCGGCGGCACGCCGCTGCGCCGGCTGATGGTCGCCCAGGATACCGGCGGCGCGATCAAGGGCGCGGTGCGCGGCGACGTGTTCTGGGGGCCGGGCGATTTCGCCGAACTGGTCGCCGGCCGCATGAAGCAGCCCGGCGGCTATACCCTGCTGCTGCCGCTGGCGATCGACCCACAGGCCGCCGCCGCCGAGGCACCACCCGCCGGTTGA